A region of Vigna radiata var. radiata cultivar VC1973A unplaced genomic scaffold, Vradiata_ver6 scaffold_48, whole genome shotgun sequence DNA encodes the following proteins:
- the LOC106752792 gene encoding protein ABSCISIC ACID-INSENSITIVE 5 isoform X2, whose translation MASSKVVVSTNPDLPRDSSISPLSSLLLSDLHHSTSMDDLLKSITPSAAKTVDDVWKEIVAGAHPHHPAGTVSGDRNAATVNATATAPEGYEAITLEDFLTKAGAVREEDVRGVLPPSSSLPFPLPLPAEGSSSSVEPFGNGVAPTNSVPKGKRRVVEEPVDKATLQKQRRMIKNRESAARSRERKQAYTSELEYLVHQLEQENARLINEEAEMRRQRKKQVCNGYALF comes from the exons ATGGCGTCGTCGAAGGTTGTTGTCTCGACGAATCCGGATCTGCCACGCGACTCTTCTATATCTCCCCTTTCCTCTCTTCTACTCTCTGATCTGCACCACTCAACCTCCATGGACGACCTTCTCAAGTCCATCACCCCTTCTGCCGCCAAGACCGTCGACGATGTCTGGAAGGAGATCGTTGCCGGCGCTCACCCCCACCATCCTGCCGGCACCGTCTCCGGAGACAGAAATGCCGCCACCGTCAACGCCACCGCCACCGCCCCAGAGGGCTACGAGGCTATTACCCTGGAGGATTTCCTCACCAAGGCCGGCGCCGTCAGAGAGGAGGACGTGAGAGGGGTTCTGCCCCCTTCTTCCTCTCTCCCCTTTCCTCTCCCTCTGCCCGCCGAAGGCTCCTCCTCCTCCGTTGAGCCCTTTGGAAACGGCGTTGCGCCCACCAATTCGGTCCCCAAAGGGAAGAGAAGGGTAGTGGAGGAACCCGTGGACAAGGCCACACTTCAGAAGCAGAGGAGGATGATCAAGAATCGAGAGTCCGCTGCTAGGTCCCGGGAACGCAAGCAG GCTTATACATCGGAGCTTGAGTATCTTGTTCACCAGCTGGAGCAAGAGAACGCCCGGTTAATTAACGAAGAG